The proteins below come from a single Triticum aestivum cultivar Chinese Spring chromosome 5D, IWGSC CS RefSeq v2.1, whole genome shotgun sequence genomic window:
- the LOC123126270 gene encoding probable xyloglucan endotransglucosylase/hydrolase protein 27: MAAAAVTLLLLFASCMHAAVFCAAAPFDEVPTVTFDEGFAPLFGESNMGRSSGGDAVSITLDRSTGSGFISKRYYHHGLFSADVKLPAGHTAGVVVAFYLSNGDVFEATHDELDFEFLGNRAGHRWRMQTNVYGNGSTARGREERYVLPFDPTAAKHRFSILWSSSSVVFYVDGTPVREAQRRRSRRRFTDDGMGPDGDDSDMGADYPSKPMAVYVTIWDGSTWATENGKHTVDYGHGPFTAEFSGLVLRGCPADTGADIRQLHLGASTQRCATAEWELMTAEYAVMTARKRADMRRFRRRQMVYTVCYDTDRYPAALPECEVNAADRQMFERWGESKASFSSRTTPPPPRPLAVSMMQAD; encoded by the coding sequence ATGGCGGCAGCAGCGGTGACGCTGCTATTGCTTTTCGCCTCCTGCATGCATGCCGCCGTGTTCTGCGCGGCGGCCCCGTTCGATGAGGTGCCGACGGTGACCTTCGACGAGGGCTTCGCTCCGCTCTTCGGGGAGTCCAACATGGGTCGCTCCTCCGGCGGCGACGCCGTGAGCATCACCTTGGACCGCAGCACCGGCTCCGGCTTCATCTCCAAGCGCTACTACCACCACGGCCTCTTCAGCGCCGACGTCAAGCTCCCCGCGGGCCACACGGCGGGCGTCGTCGTCGCCTTCTATCTGTCCAACGGCGACGTCTTCGAGGCCACCCACGACGAGCTGGACTTCGAGTTCCTCGGCAACCGCGCGGGCCACCGGTGGCGGATGCAGACCAACGTGTACGGCAACGGCAGCACGGCGCGCGGCCGGGAGGAGCGGTACGTGCTGCCCTTCGACCCCACCGCCGCCAAGCACAGGTTCTCCATCCTCTGGTCCTCCAGTTCCGTCGTCTTCTACGTCGACGGCACCCCCGTCCGCGAGGCGCAGCGCCGCCGTAGTCGCCGTCGTTTTACGGACGACGGCATGGGTCCCGACGGCGACGACAGTGACATGGGAGCCGACTACCCGTCCAAGCCCATGGCGGTGTACGTGACCATCTGGGACGGCTCCACCTGGGCCACGGAGAACGGCAAGCACACGGTGGACTACGGGCACGGGCCCTTCACCGCCGAGTTCTCGGGCCTCGTGCTCCGTGGATGCCCCGCCGACACCGGTGCAGACATCCGCCAGCTCCACCTCGGCGCCTCCACGCAGCGGTGCGCAACGGCGGAGTGGGAGCTGATGACGGCGGAGTACGCGGTCATGACGGCACGGAAGCGCGCGGACATGCGGCGGTTCAGGCGGAGGCAGATGGTGTACACGGTGTGCTACGACACGGACCGGTACCCGGCGGCGCTGCCGGAGTGCGAGGTGAACGCGGCGGACCGGCAGATGTTCGAGCGGTGGGGCGAGTCCAAGGCCTCTTTCAGTTCccggacgacgccgccgccaccgcggccgcTTGCCGTGTCCATGATGCAGGCCGACTGA
- the LOC123123947 gene encoding beta-fructofuranosidase, insoluble isoenzyme 3 codes for MGMAAAPLIVSLLYCTVLAVHASHVVYPELQSLEATEVDKELRTGYHFQPPKHWINDPNGPMYYKGLYHLFYQYNPKGAVWGNIIWAHSVSTDLIDWVALEPGIYPSKPFDINGCWSGSATILPNGVPVIMYTGIDPKERQVQNVAYPANLSDPFLRKWVKPDYNPIINPDHGINASAFRDPTTAWYGPDGHWRLVVGSKENMRGIAVLYRSRDFRRWIKAHHSLHAGLTGMWECPDFYPVAVAGGRRHHQSGVDTAELHDSTVAAEVKYVLKVSLDVTRYEYYTIGWYDHAKDRYTPDLDFPDNDYGLRYDYGDFYASKSFFDPVKKRRVLWGWANESDTVPDDRNKGWAGIQAIPRKIFLSRSGRQLIQWPVEEIKSLRAKHVNVSNKAVKGGDYFKVGGFKSVQSDVEAAFMIKNLEKAEKFNASWRTDAQGLCKKLNSHVKGGVGPFGLWLLASDDLKERTAVFFRVFKNNDTSYVVLMCNDPTRSSFESQIYRPTFAGFVNIDITKTKKIALRTLIDHSVVESFGAGGKTCILTRVYPRKAVGDNAHLFVFNNGESDIKLTNLRAWEMKTPTMNKRLGQ; via the exons ATGGGGATGGCGGCGGCGCCATTGATCGTGTCTCTGTTGTACTGCACGGTGTTGGCGGTGCACGCGTCGCATGTCGTATACCCGGAGCTCCAGTCGTTGGAGGCCACGGAGGTGGACAAGGAGCTGCGCACCGGGTACCACTTCCAGCCCCCCAAGCATTGGATCAATG ATCCAAATG GGCCGATGTACTACAAGGGGCTGTACCATCTCTTCTACCAGTACAACCCCAAGGGCGCCGTGTGGGGGAACATCATCTGGGCGCACTCGGTGTCGACCGACCTCATCGACTGGGTGGCGTTGGAGCCCGGGATCTACCCGTCCAAGCCGTTCGACATCAACGGTTGCTGGTCGGGCTCTGCCACCATTCTGCCCAACGGCGTCCCGGTCATCATGTACACAGGCATCGACCCCAAGGAACGCCAGGTGCAGAACGTCGCGTACCCGGCCAACCTCTCCGACCCCTTCCTCCGCAAGTGGGTCAAGCCCGACTATAACCCCATCATCAACCCCGACCATGGCATCAACGCCAGCGCCTTCCGTGATCCCACCACCGCTTGGTACGGGCCAGACGG ACACTGGAGGCTGGTGGTTGGCAGCAAGGAGAACATGAGGGGGATCGCGGTGTTGTACAGGAGCCGTGACTTTAGGAGGTGGATCAAGGCACACCACTCGCTGCACGCTGGGCTCACGGGGATGTGGGAGTGCCCAGACTTCTACCCCGTGGCGGTGGCCGGCGGCAGACGTCACCACCAGAGCGGTGTGGACACCGCAGAGCTGCATGACAGCACAGTCGCTGCGGAGGTAAAATATGTGCTCAAGGTGAGCCTCGACGTAACGCGCTACGAGTACTACACCATTGGCTGGTACGACCATGCCAAGGACAGGTACACCCCTGACCTCGACTTCCCAGACAATGACTACGGTCTCCGATACGACTATGGCGACTTCTATGCATCCAAGTCATTCTTTGACCCGGTCAAGAAGCGTCGCGTGCTCTGGGGCTGGGCCAATGAATCAGACACTGTCCCCGACGACCGCAACAAGGGTTGGGCCGGCATCCAG GCGATACCGAGGAAGATCTTCCTGTCACGGAGCGGTAGGCAGCTAATTCAGTGGCCGGTAGAGGAGATCAAGTCATTGCGTGCGAAGCACGTCAATGTCAGCAACAAGGCCGTCAAGGGCGGCGACTACTTCAAGGTCGGCGGCTTCAAATCCGTGCAG TCGGACGTGGAGGCGGCGTTCATGATCAAGAACCTTGAGAAGGCGGAGAAATTCAACGCGTCGTGGCGGACAGACGCGCAGGGGCTGTGCAAGAAGCTCAACTCACATGTCAAGGGCGGCGTCGGGCCATTTGGGCTCTGGTTGCTCGCCTCCGACGACCTCAAGGAAAGAACAGCTGTTTTCTTCAGGGTATTCAAGAACAATGACACCAGCTATGTCGTCCTCATGTGCAACGACCCTACAAG GTCGTCATTCGAGTCGCAGATCTACAGGCCGACCTTCGCCGGCTTCGTCAACATCGACAtaaccaagaccaagaagatcGCCCTCAGGACATTG ATCGACCACTCTGTGGTGGAAAGTTTTGGTGCCGGCGGCAAGACGTGCATCCTGACGAGGGTCTACCCGAGGAAGGCCGTCGGGGACAACGCACACCTATTCGTCTTCAACAATGGCGAGTCGGACATCAAGCTCACCAACCTGCGTGCATGGGAGATGAAGACCCCCACGATGAACAAACGTCTGGGGCAGTAG
- the LOC123126271 gene encoding uncharacterized protein, translated as MFVFFSNYFISLLVFLFFPQIWVQLEHPKHLTATFRNLTSVALINIFPECDLSWTLFILEVAPALQNFDLSRDRPSCFNIPKESAEKTTMVWEPSKDLKHLNLKLLQIFGFEEEDKVTNYIRLVMERAVGLKRIKLRGELPCKKCDAIDPRRSQVDEARRIRIKERLTRGSSSSVEIIMC; from the exons ATGTTTGTTTTCTTCTCTAATTATTTCATCTCTCTACTTGTGTTCCTCTTCTTTCCACAGATTTGGGTTCAGCTGGAGCATCCGAAGCACCTCACTGCTACATTCCGCAACTTGACTTCTGTGGCGCTTATCAATATCTTTCCTGAGTGTGATCTGAGCTGGACCCTGTTTATCCTTGAGGTTGCACCTGCCCTGCAGAATTTCGAT TTGTCTCGAGACCGGCCTTCATGTTTCAACATTCCCAAGGAAAGTGCTGAGAAGACCACCATGGTGTGGGAGCCATCCAAGGATTTGAAGCACCTGAACTTGAAGTTGCTCCAGATATTTGGGTTCGAGGAGGAAGACAAGGTGACAAACTACATAAGGCTAGTCATGGAGCGAGCTGTGGGGTTGAAGAGAATCAAGCTGCGTGGTGaactcccatgcaagaaatgtgatgCCATTGACCCAAGGAGGTCCCAGGTGGATGAAGCTCGCAGGATTCGAATCAAGGAGCGACTCACACGTGGATCCTCCTCATCCGTGGAGATAATAATGTGCTGA